The following coding sequences lie in one Gammaproteobacteria bacterium genomic window:
- a CDS encoding carboxylate-amine ligase: MAVPTPSFTVGIEEEYMLVDLESRDLVKDPPPSMMAECEALLQGQVSPEFLRGQIEVGTHISRTVGEARRDLARLRRVVSDVALHHGMAPIAASTHPFAKWGELLVTDKTRYQVLLRELETVARRLVISGMHVHVGIDDDDLRIDLMSQFSYFLPHLLALSTSSPFWHGDDTGLRSYRSSVFKSLPRTGIPVNFTSWGEYQRHVDVLVDAGLIVDATKLWWDIRPSARYPTLEMRATDICTRLDDGIALAALTVSLMHMLFRLRSDNKRWRTYARMLLEENMWRAQRYGIHAPLMDFGQAALVPIPDLVDELIEMVEEDAQSLGCWDELLGMREILVRGTSADRQLATYEAALAEGAQVSEALQAVVDFLIRETVTSL, encoded by the coding sequence ATGGCGGTCCCCACGCCGAGTTTCACCGTCGGGATCGAAGAGGAGTACATGCTCGTCGATCTCGAGAGCCGGGATCTGGTGAAAGATCCGCCGCCATCGATGATGGCGGAGTGCGAGGCGCTCTTGCAGGGGCAGGTCTCTCCCGAGTTCCTGAGGGGCCAGATCGAAGTGGGCACCCACATCAGCCGCACGGTCGGGGAGGCGCGCCGGGACCTCGCCCGCCTTCGGAGGGTGGTTTCCGACGTCGCTCTTCACCACGGCATGGCGCCGATCGCCGCGTCGACACATCCGTTTGCGAAATGGGGAGAGCTGCTGGTCACCGACAAGACGCGCTATCAAGTGCTCCTGCGGGAGCTGGAAACCGTTGCCCGGCGGCTCGTGATCTCCGGCATGCACGTTCACGTCGGAATCGACGACGACGACCTGCGAATCGACCTCATGAGCCAGTTTTCGTATTTCCTGCCGCATCTGCTGGCTCTGAGCACCTCGTCGCCCTTCTGGCACGGGGACGACACCGGCCTCAGGAGCTATCGATCTTCGGTGTTCAAGTCGTTGCCGCGAACCGGGATCCCTGTCAACTTCACCAGCTGGGGGGAGTACCAACGGCACGTCGACGTGCTCGTCGACGCGGGACTCATCGTGGACGCCACGAAGTTGTGGTGGGATATTCGCCCAAGTGCCCGGTATCCAACACTCGAGATGCGGGCCACCGACATCTGCACCCGCCTGGACGACGGTATCGCTCTCGCAGCTCTGACGGTCTCGCTGATGCACATGCTCTTTCGGCTCCGCAGTGACAACAAGCGGTGGCGCACCTATGCCCGCATGCTGCTCGAAGAGAACATGTGGCGAGCACAGCGCTACGGGATCCACGCGCCTCTGATGGACTTCGGCCAAGCCGCACTCGTCCCGATCCCCGATCTTGTCGACGAGCTGATCGAGATGGTCGAAGAGGACGCGCAGTCGCTCGGCTGTTGGGACGAGCTGCTCGGTATGAGAGAGATCCTTGTGCGCGGGACGAGTGCCGACCGCCAACTTGCCACATATGAGGCTGCCCTCGCGGAGGGGGCACAAGTGTCGGAGGCCCTTCAGGCGGTCGTAGATTTCCTCATCAGAGAGACCGTGACGAGCCTCTAG